In Candidatus Zixiibacteriota bacterium, the DNA window ACTTCTGCGTCACCCCATAGGTATAACGCGACACTACAGGTACAGGGATTTTAGCCTGTTTTCCATCACCTACGCCTTTCGACCTCGGCTTAGGATCCGACTAACCCTGGGAGGTTTAACCTTCCCCAGGAAACCTTAGGCTTTCGGTGAGCAGGTTTATGGCCTGCTTTATCGCTACTCGTTCCGACATAATCGCTTGCCTGCCGTCCAGCAACCCTTACGGATCACCTTCAACCTACAGGCAATGCTCCCCTACCGCTCCGACCGAAGTCGAAGCCCACAGCTTCGGTGCCATGCATAGTCCCGAGAATTATCGGCGCGGAATCACTAGACTAGTGATCTGTTACGAACTCTTTAAATGATGGCTGCTTCTAAGCCAACATCCTAGCTGTTTAAGTAATTCCACCTCCTTTGCCACTTAGCATGACTTAGGGACCTTAGCTGGTGGTCTGGGTTGTTTCCCTTTTGGCGATGAAGCTTATCCCCCACCGCCTGACTCCCGGAGAACATCTTACGGCATTCGGAGTTTGGTTGGGGTTGGTAACCTTGTAGGGCCCCTAGCCCATCCAGTGCTCTACCTCCGTAAGACTTGTATCCGAGGCTAGCCCTAAAGCTATTTCGAGGAGAGCCAGCTATTTCCAGGTTTGATTGGCCTTTCACCCCTAGGCACAGCTCATCGCCCAACTTTTCAACATTGGTGCGTTCGGACCTCCAGTCCGTTTTACCGAACTTTCATCCTGGCCATGCCTAGATCACCTGGTTTCGGGTCTACTCCCTGCCACTGAGTCGCCCTGTTCAGACTCGCTTTCGCTGCGGCTGCGCGAGAGTTTCGCTTAGCCTTGCGACAGAGAAGTAAGTCGCCGGATCATTATTCAATAGGCACGCCGTCAGTCCGGCAGGTCCGAAGACCTGCCTTTCCTCCGACCGCTTGTAAGCACACGGTTTCAGGTACTATTTCACACCCCGCCAGGGGTACTTTTCACCTTTCCCTCACGGTACTAGTTCGCTATCGGTCACTGGTGAGTATTTAGCCTTGCCAGATGGTCCTGGCAGATTCAAGCAGGATTCCACGTGTCCCGCCATACTTGGGAATTCCGACAGGAGCCGCATGCATTTCGACCACGGGGCTGTCACCCGCTACGGCAGACCTTTCCAGGTCCTTAGTCTATACATACGGTTTTTCACTCCTCGACCCGTCTGACACCGGATCCGTCGACTCCCGCGACACCGAAGGCACAACACTGTCAGGTTTTAACGTGCCGTCCGGTTTAGGCTTGTCCCCGTTCGCTCGCCGCTACTGAGGGAATCACTATTGTTTTTTCTTCCTGCAGGTACTGAGATGTTTCAGTTCCCTGCGTTTGCTTCGTACACCTATGAATTCAGCGCACGATGACCCCGATTGCTCGGAGCCGGGTTACCCCATTCGGACATCCCCGCCTAAGGTTGTTTGCACCTAAACGAGGCTTATCGCAGCTTACCACGTCCTTCGTCGCCTACCAGTGCCAAGGCATCCGCCGTGTGCTCTTAGTAGTTTAACCGAAATCTATCTGAGAGCATCCCTTAATTAGACACTGCGCAACCAATTGGAAGATACCAATCGCTTGCTTACCCAAAATACTATGAAGTTGTCAAAGAGCACGGTCGCCCATGCGACCTATATCAAAACCACAAAGGGCTTTCATTTCTATGGTGGAGATGACCGGGATCGAACCGGTGACCTGTGGCTTGCAAAGCCACCGCTCTCCCAACTGAGCTACATCCCCAGTCAACGAGTCGATCAGCCGCACCATTCCAACTACTACGGGGTGGGTCCGGTTCCCGTGAACTCGAACACCGCCAGGTGATGCGACGGTCCCCGTGGGAACCTTCGGCGCAGCCCGGAATCGACCCCATACAGGACGCTGCCGATCACCCCGCCCAGCCACTCCCACTGCGCCGGAAACGTCAGGGCTTCCCAGCCCAGCGCCCCGACCCAATACGCCGGCCGACTGGCCAGCCGGGAGGGAGGCATCAGGGTAAAAAACAACGGCCTCAACTCAAGCAGCCTGAACCCGTTCTTCGAAAAAACCTCCTGGTACCGGTCCAGCGACCGGTTCCGAACGTGCTTCACAACCTCGACCGTGCACTTCCCGAACATGTCGGTGATAATCACGCGACTTCCGGGATGGCACAGCCGCGACAGGTTCGTGGCTGCCTGCTCAAACTTCTTATCGTCTACGATGTGGTACAGGACATCAAATACACTTACGATATCGAATGTCCCGCCTACATCCAAATT includes these proteins:
- a CDS encoding class I SAM-dependent methyltransferase gives rise to the protein MPDAKFDAGAYWKERLRQHFDLIGVGFKRRSIAYNRQVYRLRTEALDELFRRHGWPIEGKAVLDVGCGTGYFIDHWLRRRARQVTGIDVTEVSVERLRNRFPDARFVCADIAEPNLDVGGTFDIVSVFDVLYHIVDDKKFEQAATNLSRLCHPGSRVIITDMFGKCTVEVVKHVRNRSLDRYQEVFSKNGFRLLELRPLFFTLMPPSRLASRPAYWVGALGWEALTFPAQWEWLGGVIGSVLYGVDSGLRRRFPRGPSHHLAVFEFTGTGPTP